A stretch of Trichomycterus rosablanca isolate fTriRos1 chromosome 8, fTriRos1.hap1, whole genome shotgun sequence DNA encodes these proteins:
- the LOC134319672 gene encoding cyclin-dependent kinase 5 activator 1-like, translating into MGNGRSTTYYSSFSKQVDKPVHDQDALGQKKKAKAKKGHFFSRILSRHCRVAPAPETEPLIRPNGSDELDEVSEENVSNQSHMKFLSDVDFFAKTHEAELILMNSSLKELLQCLGEFLCRRCSQLKSLTPVMPTEWLLKTDFFLTLVGWQNKSYIEQGSVVFLYALCREIISAEVASVKELRSVLLTCLYVYYSYAGYDICYPVKPFIKAQNKQVFWKRVLDIIYKTSRKMLLLHTDPEFFLQVLNELKSGMTR; encoded by the coding sequence ATGGGCAACGGACGCTCTACGACCTACTATAGTAGTTTCTCTAAACAGGTGGACAAACCTGTGCATGATCAGGATGCCTTAGGGCAGAAGAAAAAGGCCAAGGCCAAAAAAGGCCACTTTTTTTCTCGGATCCTTTCCCGGCATTGCAGAGTGGCTCCTGCACCGGAGACCGAACCTCTCATTAGACCCAACGGTTCAGACGAACTGGATGAAGTTTCTGAGGAGAACGTCAGCAACCAGAGCCATATGAAATTCCTGAGTGATGTAGATTTTTTTGCAAAAACACATGAGGCTGAGTTGATACTAATGAACTCGTCTCTCAAGGAGCTTCTGCAGTGTCTGGGGGAGTTCCTGTGCCGTCGCTGCTCTCAGCTGAAATCTCTGACTCCAGTGATGCCTACAGAGTGGCTGCTAAAAACTGATTTCTTCTTGACGCTGGTGGGCTGGCAGAACAAGAGCTACATTGAGCAAGGGAGTGTGGTCTTCTTATACGCTCTGTGTCGGGAAATCATCTCGGCCGAGGTGGCCAGTGTGAAGGAGTTACGCTCTGTGCTCCTAACCTGCCTCTATGTGTATTATTCCTATGCTGGTTATGACATTTGCTACCCAGTCAAGCCGTTTATCAAGGCACAAAACAAGCAGGTCTTTTGGAAGCGCGTTCTGGACATCATCTACAAAACAAGTAGAAAGATGTTGTTGCTCCACACTGACCCAGAATTTTTCTTACAGGTCCTCAATGAGCTGAAAAGTGGTATGACCCGTTAA